The region GGCGATGACCGGGCCGGTGCTGCCCGGCATGTCGAAGTCGGGCTCGGTGAACTCGGTGCCGCCGGACAGCGGGGCGCCGGTGTCCTTGGTGCGGCCGATGAAGTCCTCCTGGTCGCCCAGTGACTGCCGGTCCCAGATCTCGATATGCATGTTGATCCGGCGCGCGACCAGGTAGGAGCCGCCCGCCAGCCAGTCGGCCTGGGCGTCCGCTCCCGGAGCGACCCAGACGTGCTTCTCGACGTCCTTCTTCTCCTGGGACTTGATGTTGGCCGTGCCGTCCTTGAAGCCGAAGAGGTTGCGCGGCGTCGACTGCGCGGTCGAGGTCGTCGAGGTCCGGCCGAAGCCGAGCTGCGACCACCGGACGGCGACCGTGCCGAAGCCGATCCGGGCCAGGTTGCGGATCGCGTGCACCGCGACCTGCGGGTCGTCGGCACACGCCTGCACGCAGAGGTCGCCGTACGACTTGTCGGGATCGAGCACGTCGGCCGGGAAGTGCGGCAGCGTGCGCAGCGCCTTCGGCTGCCGGTCGGCGAGGCCGAACCGGTCCTTGCCGTCGTCGTCGCGGAAGAGCGTGGGCCCGAAGCCGAACGTGATCGTCAGACCGCCGGCGTCCAGCCCGATCGCCTCGCCGGTGTCGTCGGGCGGGAGGTTGATCGAGCCCTGGGTCGGGCCGATCTCGCCCGCGGGCAGGCCGCGGGTCATCCGGTCGGCGGCCGCGGTCCAGGCCGTCAGCAGGGCGATCAGCTCGTCGCGGGAGTCGGTGGTGACGTCGAACGCGGCGAAGTGCAGGCGGTCCTGGGCGGGGGTGGTGATGCCGGCCTGGTGGGCGCCGCGGAACGCGTACTCCACGCGGGCGTCCGGGTGCGGCGCACCGTCCGCGGCGGTCGAGCGACCGGCGGCGTACGCACCCGCGGCGAGGCCGGCGGCGGCAACGCCACCGCCGACCAGTCCGCGTCGGGAGACTCCGGTCAGGACAGCACCGCCGCGGTGAGCTGCGACAACGGCTCGGAGAGCGCGTTGACGGCGTTGGCCAGGTCCTGGACCTCGTCCGGCGTCAGGTCGTCGTAGAACGTGAAGCCGGTCGCGGTCTTCTGCGCGTCGAGCAGCTTCTGCAGGTCGGCGAAGCGGGTGGTCAGCGTCTTCGCGAGCGCCGGGTTGGTCTGCTCGACGATCGGCTTGAGGCCCTCGAAGCCCACGCGGGCACCGTCGACGTTGGCCTGGAAGTCCCACAGGTCGGTGTGCGACCAGTACTCCTCCTCGCCGGTGACCTTGCCCGAGGCGACCTCCTCGAGCAGGCCGCGGGAGCCGTTCGCGATCTGGTCGACGGTGTAGTCGAGGCCCTGGACGCGCGTGTCGAGGGTGGTGATGTTCTTCATCAGGTCATCAGCGTAGGTCGCGCGCTGCTGGGGCGTGAGCGGGGTGTAGTTCTTCGCCAGCTCGGGCCAGAGGTCCTTCTCGATCCGGTGCCAGCCGGTCCACTTCTCGCCGGGCTCGAGGTCGGCCTCGCGCGCGTCGGTCTTCGGGTCGAGGTCACCGAAGGACTCGGCCACGGTCTCGATCCGCTCCCAGTGGGTGCGGGCCTCGGGGTAGAGCGTGCGAGCGGCGTCGTCGTCGCCGGCCTTGTAGAGCTTGACGAACTCCTGCGTCTTGGCCACCAGCTGGTCGGACTGGTCCTGGACGTACGCCGAGTAGTTGGCCAGCGCGGTGTCGACCAGCTGCT is a window of Nocardioides conyzicola DNA encoding:
- the efeB gene encoding iron uptake transporter deferrochelatase/peroxidase subunit, with the translated sequence MTGVSRRGLVGGGVAAAGLAAGAYAAGRSTAADGAPHPDARVEYAFRGAHQAGITTPAQDRLHFAAFDVTTDSRDELIALLTAWTAAADRMTRGLPAGEIGPTQGSINLPPDDTGEAIGLDAGGLTITFGFGPTLFRDDDGKDRFGLADRQPKALRTLPHFPADVLDPDKSYGDLCVQACADDPQVAVHAIRNLARIGFGTVAVRWSQLGFGRTSTTSTAQSTPRNLFGFKDGTANIKSQEKKDVEKHVWVAPGADAQADWLAGGSYLVARRINMHIEIWDRQSLGDQEDFIGRTKDTGAPLSGGTEFTEPDFDMPGSTGPVIAEDAHVRLVHPDFNNGARMLRRGYNFVDGSNPLGGLDAGLFFIAYVTDPDTHFIPIQNTMAKHDAMMEYLKVTGSALFAVPPGIGPGEYVGQSLFA
- the efeO gene encoding iron uptake system protein EfeO gives rise to the protein MRKPLLVAALLVTTPFFAACTENAKDDGGKSADGRSVSVTSTDDECKVSTAKVPAGTVTFNVTNDGSQVTEFYLLGDDGLRIVAEVENVGPQLSRQLVVNAPAGTYFTACKPGMKGDGIRADFTVTKSGDEPTVSADDQQLVDTALANYSAYVQDQSDQLVAKTQEFVKLYKAGDDDAARTLYPEARTHWERIETVAESFGDLDPKTDAREADLEPGEKWTGWHRIEKDLWPELAKNYTPLTPQQRATYADDLMKNITTLDTRVQGLDYTVDQIANGSRGLLEEVASGKVTGEEEYWSHTDLWDFQANVDGARVGFEGLKPIVEQTNPALAKTLTTRFADLQKLLDAQKTATGFTFYDDLTPDEVQDLANAVNALSEPLSQLTAAVLS